From Halomicrobium salinisoli, the proteins below share one genomic window:
- a CDS encoding radical SAM protein, with protein sequence MTADPAELDVTIVDGYVDEPAHFGVPPYISTYPRYTAGALVDAGVPRERITYHTIDALRDDPDRWRDVEEADLMIYVGGMTVPGSYVGGTPAEPDEVRRLAWTADGTSMMGGPVRFGVGEANEGASETERDDLDFDFLAMADVEAAAFDLVDNGLEGFEDRYRGVPEETRWARQGAFIVEQHPNHPDYILAELETSRGCPYRCSFCTEPMYGDPDFRPPESVVDEVDALSDHGVANFRLGRQADILAYGGDGEAPNPDALRELYGGIREVAPDLETLHLDNMNPITVVKWPEKAREGIRIIAEHNTPGDTAAFGLESADPVVQEENNLNVTAEECFEAVKIVNEEGGWRPGEEPGSGPSFGDGAADRLPKLLPGINLVHGLKGERRETFDHNREFLQRVYDEGYMLRRVNIRQVMAFEGTDMADTGAEIAHDHKKLFKQYKREVREEIDNPMLQRLAPPGTLLPDVTLEYHQDGKTFGRQLGTYPLLVAIPGERELGRTIDVAVTDHGYRSVTGVPYPLDLNAASMDELTAIPGVGKSTAGDIVVDRPHDSVAEVGADLERFAVARSSESAD encoded by the coding sequence ATGACCGCAGACCCCGCCGAGCTGGACGTGACTATCGTCGACGGCTACGTCGACGAGCCGGCCCACTTCGGGGTCCCGCCGTACATCTCGACGTACCCGCGCTACACGGCCGGGGCGCTCGTCGACGCCGGCGTCCCGCGCGAGCGGATCACCTACCACACCATCGACGCGCTCCGGGACGACCCCGACCGCTGGCGGGACGTCGAGGAGGCCGACCTCATGATCTACGTCGGCGGGATGACCGTCCCCGGCAGCTACGTCGGCGGCACGCCCGCCGAGCCCGACGAGGTCCGCCGGCTGGCCTGGACCGCCGACGGCACCTCGATGATGGGCGGCCCCGTCCGCTTCGGCGTCGGCGAGGCCAACGAGGGCGCCAGCGAGACGGAACGGGACGACCTGGACTTCGACTTCCTCGCGATGGCCGACGTCGAGGCCGCCGCCTTCGACCTCGTCGACAACGGCCTGGAGGGCTTCGAGGACCGCTACCGCGGCGTCCCCGAGGAGACGCGCTGGGCTCGACAGGGCGCCTTTATCGTCGAGCAACACCCCAACCACCCCGACTACATCCTCGCCGAACTGGAGACGTCGCGGGGCTGTCCCTACCGGTGTTCGTTCTGCACGGAACCGATGTACGGCGACCCCGACTTCCGGCCGCCCGAGAGCGTCGTCGACGAGGTCGACGCCCTCTCCGACCACGGCGTGGCGAACTTCCGGCTGGGCCGGCAGGCCGACATCCTCGCCTACGGCGGCGACGGCGAGGCCCCGAATCCCGACGCGCTCCGGGAGCTGTACGGCGGGATCCGCGAGGTCGCACCCGACCTGGAGACGCTGCACCTCGACAACATGAACCCCATCACCGTCGTGAAGTGGCCGGAGAAGGCCCGCGAGGGGATCCGGATCATCGCCGAGCACAACACGCCCGGCGACACCGCCGCCTTCGGCCTGGAGTCGGCCGACCCGGTGGTTCAGGAGGAGAACAACCTCAACGTCACCGCCGAGGAGTGCTTCGAGGCGGTGAAGATCGTCAACGAGGAAGGGGGCTGGCGACCCGGCGAGGAGCCCGGTTCGGGCCCCTCGTTCGGCGACGGCGCCGCCGACCGCCTCCCGAAACTGCTCCCGGGTATCAACCTCGTCCACGGCCTCAAGGGCGAGCGCCGGGAGACCTTCGATCACAACCGCGAGTTCCTCCAGCGCGTCTACGACGAGGGGTACATGCTCCGCCGGGTGAACATCCGCCAGGTCATGGCCTTCGAGGGCACCGACATGGCCGACACCGGCGCCGAGATCGCCCACGACCACAAGAAGCTGTTCAAGCAGTACAAGCGCGAGGTCCGCGAGGAGATCGACAACCCGATGCTCCAGCGGCTGGCGCCGCCGGGCACCCTCCTCCCCGACGTCACGCTGGAGTACCACCAGGACGGCAAGACCTTCGGCCGCCAGCTGGGCACCTACCCGCTACTCGTCGCGATTCCGGGCGAGCGCGAACTCGGCCGGACCATCGACGTCGCCGTCACCGACCACGGCTACCGCTCCGTGACGGGCGTCCCCTACCCGCTCGACCTCAACGCCGCCTCGATGGACGAGCTGACGGCGATTCCCGGGGTCGGGAAGAGCACCGCCGGCGACATCGTCGTCGACCGCCCCCACGACTCCGTCGCCGAGGTGGGCGCCGACCTCGAGCGCTTCGCCGTCGCTCGCTCCTCCGAGAGCGCGGACTGA
- a CDS encoding HAD family hydrolase: protein MTYDTVVFDNDGVLVGRTDFDVLREATRETFEQFDVTDPDADHVDDMTVGATPEQVDSICDTYDLDPETFWRERDATMSRAQQEEARAGRKALYDDVHTLADLDVARGIVSSNQHETVDFLVDHHEVTHLFDTYYGREPIIESLDRRKPDPHYLERALSDLDADSALFVGDNESDIWAAENAGIDSAFIRRPHRTDWELNCWPTWDIDSLDDLHDICSA from the coding sequence GTGACTTACGATACCGTCGTGTTCGACAACGACGGTGTCCTCGTCGGGCGGACGGACTTCGACGTGCTCCGGGAAGCGACCCGGGAGACGTTCGAACAGTTCGACGTAACCGACCCGGACGCCGACCACGTCGACGACATGACCGTCGGGGCCACCCCCGAGCAGGTCGACAGCATCTGCGACACGTACGACCTCGATCCGGAGACGTTCTGGCGGGAGCGCGACGCCACCATGTCGCGCGCCCAGCAGGAGGAAGCGCGCGCGGGCCGGAAGGCGCTGTACGACGACGTCCACACGCTCGCCGACCTCGACGTCGCGCGGGGCATCGTCAGCTCGAACCAGCACGAGACCGTGGATTTCCTCGTCGACCACCACGAGGTCACCCACCTGTTCGACACGTACTACGGCCGCGAGCCCATTATCGAGAGCCTCGACCGCCGCAAGCCCGACCCGCACTACCTGGAGCGGGCGCTGTCGGACCTCGACGCCGACTCGGCGCTGTTCGTGGGCGACAACGAGTCCGACATCTGGGCCGCGGAGAACGCGGGCATCGACTCCGCGTTCATCCGCCGGCCCCACCGCACGGACTGGGAGCTGAACTGCTGGCCGACCTGGGACATCGACTCGCTGGACGACCTCCACGACATCTGTAGCGCCTGA
- a CDS encoding DUF389 domain-containing protein encodes MRLIQIAVPEDQRADLVEVLEDRNLGYTVTNGLVDGGDRAIISFILPADAVEYVLDDMEQRGFDTETFTVSVEAEYATFEGVDAVQDEWAKTPNRIAPETLRSKAKDLRLNTRSYLWMMILSTVIATAGLLLGSPAIVVGSMVLAPIVSPMLTGAVGAVRDDRDMVLDSLHMQGLGLGIAVIGAFLFSLLAKQFFAVPMALDIATIEVISGRFSPGMLAVVVGLASGAAGAFGLATKGQVSIVGVMIAAALIPTAAASGIGFAWGVPIVGLGSLVLLLVTIVAVNVGGVTMLSYLGYRPDEIDEGFFDLSSAREIAVLAATTAAVVLIVVAVGYGSYQQFAFERSVNSAVTDVLEGGEYEELEVTSIATEYAAAGPFSDPTTVTVTLSRTSDQSYGDLPNSFYRAIANETDEDVQVRVQYQDFDQANVSTTGTGSAALEPAGTLAPAVQ; translated from the coding sequence ATGCGCCTCATCCAGATCGCCGTCCCCGAAGACCAGCGGGCGGATTTGGTCGAGGTCCTCGAGGACCGGAACCTCGGATACACCGTCACGAACGGGCTGGTCGACGGCGGCGACCGGGCGATCATCTCCTTCATCCTGCCCGCCGACGCCGTCGAGTACGTGCTGGACGACATGGAACAGCGAGGGTTCGACACGGAGACGTTCACCGTCTCCGTCGAGGCGGAGTACGCGACCTTCGAGGGCGTCGACGCAGTCCAGGACGAGTGGGCCAAGACGCCAAACCGGATCGCGCCGGAGACGCTGCGCTCGAAGGCCAAGGACCTCCGGTTGAACACCCGCTCGTACCTGTGGATGATGATCCTGTCCACCGTCATCGCGACCGCGGGACTGCTCCTGGGGTCGCCCGCCATCGTCGTCGGGTCGATGGTGCTGGCGCCCATCGTCAGCCCGATGCTGACGGGCGCGGTCGGCGCCGTCCGCGACGACCGGGACATGGTGCTGGACAGCCTCCACATGCAGGGGCTCGGTCTCGGCATCGCGGTCATCGGCGCCTTCCTGTTCAGCCTCCTCGCGAAGCAGTTCTTCGCGGTCCCGATGGCGCTGGACATCGCCACAATCGAGGTGATCTCCGGTCGCTTCTCGCCGGGGATGCTGGCCGTCGTCGTCGGCCTGGCCTCCGGCGCGGCCGGCGCCTTCGGCCTCGCGACGAAGGGACAGGTCAGCATCGTCGGCGTGATGATCGCCGCTGCGCTGATCCCGACGGCCGCGGCCTCCGGCATCGGGTTCGCCTGGGGCGTCCCCATCGTCGGCCTGGGGTCGCTCGTCCTGCTGCTCGTGACCATCGTCGCGGTCAACGTCGGCGGCGTCACCATGCTGAGCTACCTCGGCTACCGCCCCGACGAGATCGACGAAGGCTTCTTCGATCTGTCGTCGGCCCGCGAGATCGCGGTCCTCGCCGCGACGACCGCGGCCGTCGTCCTGATCGTCGTCGCCGTCGGTTACGGCTCCTACCAGCAGTTCGCCTTCGAGCGGTCGGTCAACAGCGCCGTGACGGACGTCCTCGAGGGCGGCGAGTACGAGGAGCTCGAGGTGACCTCGATCGCCACCGAGTACGCCGCCGCCGGCCCGTTCTCCGATCCCACCACCGTCACGGTCACGCTCAGCAGGACCAGCGACCAGTCCTACGGCGACCTGCCCAACAGCTTCTACCGGGCGATAGCGAACGAGACGGACGAGGACGTCCAGGTGCGAGTCCAGTACCAGGACTTCGACCAGGCGAACGTGTCGACCACGGGCACGGGCAGTGCCGCGCTCGAGCCGGCGGGGACGCTCGCGCCGGCGGTCCAGTGA
- a CDS encoding Hsp20 family protein, whose amino-acid sequence MFKELGRSIGDAVFENLGRAAGRVQERTPLPVDLLESDEAYLAVFDAPGASAGDVRVQYEDGRIEVRLDRFRSFHDDFDLRYPGRGLSLEGSVDLPEDARVAPDAAAATLRENGTLEVRVPKRETTEPIDETVEEVDEREEAGEEVDEAGDEASDEE is encoded by the coding sequence ATGTTCAAGGAGCTCGGTCGGTCCATCGGCGACGCCGTCTTCGAGAACCTCGGCCGGGCGGCGGGCCGCGTCCAGGAGCGGACGCCGCTGCCGGTCGACCTGCTGGAGAGCGACGAGGCCTACCTGGCCGTGTTCGACGCGCCGGGCGCGTCGGCCGGCGACGTCCGCGTCCAGTACGAGGACGGCCGTATCGAGGTCCGCCTCGACCGATTCCGGTCGTTCCACGACGACTTCGACCTGCGGTATCCCGGGCGCGGTCTCTCGCTGGAGGGCAGCGTCGACCTGCCGGAGGACGCCCGCGTCGCCCCCGACGCGGCGGCGGCCACGCTCCGGGAGAACGGGACTCTGGAGGTCCGCGTGCCCAAGCGTGAGACGACCGAACCGATCGACGAGACGGTCGAGGAGGTCGACGAGCGCGAGGAAGCGGGCGAGGAGGTCGACGAGGCCGGCGACGAAGCCAGCGACGAGGAGTAG
- a CDS encoding ABC transporter ATP-binding protein — MAEDHGGFEEVRENLSGNPMRKLLAYALPYWPRLTAGIVASFLTRFARLVPPIVVGAAINRVVTGSGEPGMLARVGLLPSGTIEGEAARLALLQQLVVIAALAYLVRSITRFVSRYLLQSSAQKIQRDLRNDTYDHLQRLSLDFYANHQTGGMMSILNSDVNRLEKFLNTEFRQIIRVVATVGGIAAVLYVWYSKKLALIALAPVPIIGVASWFFLSWIEPRYKSIRETVARLNTRLENNLSGAAVIKAFDRYDFESRRVADQSQEYHDEKVGALRLRRGFFSALRLLTGVVFVTVLLVAGRDIIAGDPNALSAGGVAVFFLYLRRLYSPMRRVGKSANKYQLAKSSAERVFGLLAQEPTVTQPEDPYEPASIDGSVTFDDVEFGYTDDEKVIDGVSLDVPAGATVGLAGTTGAGKSTLLKLVPRFHDVDDGSVSVDGRDVREYDLQSLREEVAVVEQQPYLFSGTVAENVAYGDREVLDGERAGEPAARDRVREAAAAAEAHEFISDLPDGYDTEIGERGIKLSGGQRQRVAIARALLNDPAIIVFDEATSDVDTETEDRIQESLDELIEDRTAFVIAHRLSTIREADRIVVMDDGRIAESGTHADLLAADGEYADLWRGQADRTAAGAD, encoded by the coding sequence ATGGCAGAGGACCACGGCGGGTTCGAGGAGGTCCGCGAGAACCTCTCGGGTAACCCGATGCGGAAGCTCCTCGCGTACGCGCTCCCCTACTGGCCCCGGCTGACCGCGGGCATCGTCGCCTCCTTTCTGACGCGGTTCGCGCGGCTCGTGCCACCGATCGTCGTGGGCGCCGCCATCAACCGCGTCGTCACCGGCTCCGGCGAGCCCGGTATGCTCGCGAGGGTCGGGCTCCTCCCGAGCGGGACCATCGAGGGCGAGGCCGCCAGACTCGCGCTCCTCCAGCAACTGGTCGTCATCGCCGCGCTGGCCTACCTGGTGCGGTCGATCACCAGGTTCGTCTCGCGCTATCTGCTCCAGTCCAGCGCGCAGAAGATCCAGCGGGACCTCCGTAACGACACGTACGACCACCTGCAACGGCTCTCGCTGGACTTCTACGCCAACCACCAGACCGGCGGCATGATGTCGATCCTCAACAGCGACGTCAACCGGCTGGAGAAGTTCCTGAACACCGAGTTCCGCCAGATCATCCGCGTGGTGGCGACGGTCGGCGGCATCGCCGCCGTCCTCTACGTCTGGTACTCGAAGAAGCTCGCGCTGATCGCGCTGGCGCCCGTGCCGATCATCGGCGTCGCCAGCTGGTTCTTCCTGAGCTGGATCGAGCCGCGCTACAAGTCGATCCGGGAGACCGTGGCGCGGCTGAACACGCGCCTGGAGAACAACCTCAGCGGCGCCGCGGTGATCAAGGCCTTCGACCGCTACGACTTCGAGTCCCGGCGGGTGGCCGACCAGAGCCAGGAGTACCACGACGAGAAGGTCGGGGCGCTGCGCCTCCGACGCGGCTTCTTCTCCGCGCTGCGCCTGCTCACCGGCGTCGTGTTCGTGACCGTCCTCCTGGTCGCGGGGCGGGACATCATCGCCGGCGACCCGAACGCGCTGTCGGCCGGGGGCGTCGCCGTCTTCTTCCTCTATCTCCGCCGGCTGTACTCGCCGATGCGCCGCGTCGGCAAGTCCGCGAACAAGTACCAGCTCGCCAAATCCAGCGCCGAGCGGGTGTTCGGCCTGCTCGCCCAGGAGCCGACGGTGACCCAGCCCGAGGACCCGTACGAACCGGCGTCGATCGACGGCTCGGTCACCTTCGACGACGTGGAGTTCGGCTACACGGACGACGAGAAGGTGATCGACGGCGTGTCGCTCGACGTCCCCGCCGGCGCGACGGTCGGGCTCGCCGGCACCACCGGCGCGGGCAAGTCGACGCTGCTGAAGCTCGTTCCCCGGTTCCACGACGTGGACGACGGCAGCGTGTCGGTCGACGGGCGCGACGTCCGCGAGTACGACCTCCAGTCCCTCCGCGAGGAGGTGGCCGTCGTCGAGCAACAGCCGTACCTCTTCTCGGGCACCGTCGCGGAGAACGTCGCCTACGGCGACCGCGAGGTCCTCGACGGCGAGCGGGCGGGCGAGCCCGCGGCCCGCGACCGCGTCCGCGAGGCCGCGGCAGCGGCGGAGGCCCACGAGTTCATCTCCGACCTGCCGGACGGCTACGACACCGAGATCGGCGAGCGGGGGATCAAGCTCTCGGGCGGCCAGCGCCAGCGCGTCGCCATCGCCCGCGCGCTGCTGAACGACCCCGCGATCATCGTCTTCGACGAGGCCACCAGCGACGTCGACACCGAGACCGAGGACCGCATCCAGGAAAGCCTCGACGAGCTGATCGAGGACCGCACCGCGTTCGTCATCGCCCACCGCCTCTCGACGATCCGGGAGGCGGACCGCATCGTGGTCATGGACGACGGGCGGATCGCGGAGTCCGGCACCCACGCGGACCTCCTCGCGGCCGACGGCGAGTACGCCGACCTGTGGCGCGGGCAGGCCGACCGGACGGCCGCCGGGGCCGATTGA
- a CDS encoding DUF2270 domain-containing protein yields the protein MVDDQPPDGGAGDEHEVRIDDVIEEYEGLAGEFYRGEIDRTSTWRARLDQTTNWAVVVVAAILTWAFTSANNPHFVILIGMFGVAAFLVMEATRYREYDVWRNRVRLLQSGLFAELFSGKTDAPDWREQLGEQLLQPEFNITFRQALTHRLRRSYLALLLLLLAAWFARITVFLPDQDWRQTASIFIIPGEVVVGIVAAFYAVVILIAVWSARESRVQEFEE from the coding sequence ATGGTAGACGACCAGCCGCCCGACGGTGGAGCGGGCGACGAACACGAGGTGCGGATCGACGACGTCATCGAGGAGTACGAGGGTCTGGCGGGGGAGTTCTACCGCGGCGAGATCGACCGGACTTCCACCTGGCGGGCCCGACTGGACCAGACCACGAACTGGGCCGTGGTGGTCGTCGCCGCTATCCTGACGTGGGCGTTCACGAGCGCGAACAACCCCCACTTCGTGATCCTCATCGGCATGTTCGGGGTGGCCGCCTTCCTCGTCATGGAGGCCACGCGGTACCGCGAGTACGACGTCTGGCGCAACCGGGTGCGGCTCCTCCAGTCCGGCCTGTTCGCCGAGCTGTTCTCCGGGAAGACCGACGCGCCGGACTGGCGGGAGCAGCTCGGCGAGCAGCTGCTCCAGCCGGAGTTCAACATCACGTTCCGGCAGGCGCTGACCCACCGGCTGCGCCGCTCGTACCTCGCCCTGCTACTGCTCCTGCTGGCAGCGTGGTTCGCCCGTATCACGGTCTTCCTGCCGGACCAGGACTGGCGACAGACCGCGTCGATCTTCATCATCCCAGGGGAGGTTGTCGTCGGTATCGTCGCGGCGTTCTACGCGGTCGTGATCCTGATCGCAGTCTGGTCCGCGCGGGAGTCCCGCGTCCAGGAGTTCGAGGAGTGA
- a CDS encoding DUF7559 family protein, with translation MPATEELRCTSDDCELDMFENHYTYDVDDDLGVDDLQCPLCGGTDCLELIEV, from the coding sequence ATGCCCGCGACAGAGGAGCTACGATGCACGAGCGACGACTGCGAACTCGACATGTTCGAGAACCACTACACCTACGACGTCGACGACGACCTCGGCGTCGACGACCTCCAGTGTCCCCTGTGCGGCGGGACGGACTGCCTCGAACTGATCGAGGTCTAG
- a CDS encoding NAD(P)/FAD-dependent oxidoreductase, giving the protein MRVAVVGGGAVGVTAATEAAEAGADVVLYERGELASGSTGRAAGICYDAYAEDVDATVAAEALSRFRELGVLTECPYVWYARQGDGSEVAAIREQVPRMREHGRDVALVDPAELGERYPQLRTDDVAVAAMARSAGHVDPTEYVQAMAERALAAGVGVRTDREASLAGPTTVESPDGTAEFDAVLVAAGPATKDLVGQVGVEIPSKAYRAQALVTEPLRATLPMAYDASREFYWRPRAGGLLVGDGTHEADPNDWDPDADAAFEEHALDRLRDATTLDPDVDRSWAGLCTATPDRDPLLGEVADGLHVATGWHGHGLMRAPALGARAAELLLGGEGIDAFDPDRFDGDEEFDVVEGTTLDEE; this is encoded by the coding sequence ATGCGCGTGGCCGTCGTCGGCGGCGGGGCCGTCGGGGTGACCGCCGCCACCGAGGCCGCCGAGGCCGGCGCCGACGTCGTCCTCTACGAACGCGGCGAACTCGCGAGCGGCTCGACCGGCCGGGCCGCCGGCATCTGCTACGACGCCTACGCCGAGGACGTCGACGCCACGGTGGCCGCCGAGGCCCTCTCTCGGTTCCGCGAACTCGGCGTGCTCACCGAGTGTCCCTACGTCTGGTACGCCCGCCAGGGCGACGGCTCGGAGGTCGCCGCCATCCGCGAGCAGGTCCCGCGTATGCGCGAGCACGGCCGCGACGTGGCGCTGGTCGACCCCGCGGAACTCGGCGAGCGCTACCCGCAACTTCGGACGGACGACGTCGCCGTCGCGGCGATGGCCCGCAGCGCCGGCCACGTCGACCCGACGGAGTACGTTCAGGCGATGGCCGAGCGCGCGCTCGCGGCCGGCGTCGGCGTCCGGACCGACCGCGAGGCGTCGCTGGCCGGGCCGACCACCGTCGAATCGCCTGACGGGACCGCCGAGTTCGACGCCGTGCTGGTCGCCGCCGGCCCCGCGACGAAGGACCTGGTGGGCCAGGTCGGCGTGGAGATTCCCTCGAAGGCCTACCGGGCGCAGGCGCTGGTCACGGAGCCGCTACGGGCGACGCTGCCGATGGCATACGACGCCAGCCGGGAGTTCTACTGGCGGCCGCGGGCGGGCGGCCTGCTCGTCGGCGACGGGACCCACGAGGCCGACCCGAACGACTGGGACCCCGACGCCGACGCCGCGTTCGAGGAGCACGCACTGGACCGGCTCCGCGACGCGACGACGCTGGACCCCGACGTCGACCGCTCCTGGGCCGGCCTCTGCACGGCCACGCCCGATCGGGACCCCCTCCTCGGCGAGGTGGCCGACGGGCTGCACGTCGCGACCGGCTGGCACGGTCACGGCCTGATGCGTGCCCCGGCGCTGGGCGCGCGGGCCGCGGAGCTACTGCTGGGCGGCGAGGGCATCGACGCGTTCGACCCCGACCGGTTCGACGGGGACGAGGAGTTCGACGTCGTCGAGGGGACGACGCTCGACGAGGAGTGA
- a CDS encoding DUF7388 family protein has translation MLSGVTLTEAGIDAVALKPTEVDVRRAAELDVDAATVDYEGRDAVPDREALADLADEVDLRMTTPVRADGFDPLGDDGLTEALPPGVGRVLVAGHPAYLTDQEAERAVAPRLRAAAADADDPWVGTEGIERVAMAVGGTQFEVLSPTTARDLRALRAAGFDGDVAVYAPAVLTDDEDAVLDAVAEYAARRRPVRDALPEGAATDATATGRARDVLTQAVRDYALVGEPESVADRIAQLKDAGATAVVAYPARGLDPFL, from the coding sequence ATGCTCTCAGGAGTCACGCTGACGGAGGCCGGCATCGACGCGGTCGCGCTGAAACCGACGGAGGTCGACGTCCGTCGAGCCGCGGAACTGGACGTCGACGCGGCGACCGTCGACTACGAGGGACGGGACGCCGTTCCGGACCGCGAGGCGCTCGCGGACCTGGCGGACGAGGTCGACCTCCGGATGACGACGCCGGTCCGGGCCGACGGGTTCGACCCGCTGGGCGACGACGGCCTGACCGAGGCGCTCCCGCCGGGCGTCGGACGCGTCCTCGTCGCGGGCCATCCGGCCTACCTCACCGACCAGGAGGCCGAGCGAGCGGTCGCGCCGCGGCTCCGGGCCGCCGCCGCGGACGCCGACGACCCCTGGGTCGGCACCGAGGGGATCGAGCGGGTGGCGATGGCCGTCGGCGGCACGCAGTTCGAGGTGCTCTCGCCGACGACCGCGCGGGACCTCCGGGCGCTGCGGGCCGCCGGATTCGACGGCGACGTGGCCGTCTACGCCCCCGCAGTGCTGACCGACGACGAGGACGCCGTCCTCGACGCCGTCGCCGAGTACGCCGCCCGCCGCCGGCCGGTCCGCGACGCGCTCCCCGAGGGCGCCGCCACGGACGCGACGGCGACGGGCCGGGCGCGGGACGTCCTCACGCAGGCGGTCCGCGACTACGCGCTGGTCGGCGAACCCGAGTCGGTGGCCGACCGCATCGCACAGCTGAAAGACGCCGGCGCGACGGCCGTCGTCGCCTACCCCGCACGCGGGCTCGACCCCTTCCTGTAG
- a CDS encoding NUDIX hydrolase, which yields MEFDRVADHEALAVDDEPREAAVVVPVIERANGHYVLFTERADHLPNHAGQMSFPGGGREPEDDGLLDTALREANEEVGLEPAEVDVVGRLDDIRTISRYSVRPFVTRVPDREYRPNDGEVAEVVPLPVAGLIDLDNYESERRDHPHYGDVRLHFFHVDGVTVWGATAEMLAQFLELATHWEMPPEPDRVAGPDDDLPESVRDQV from the coding sequence ATGGAGTTCGACCGCGTGGCCGACCACGAGGCGCTCGCCGTCGACGACGAGCCCCGGGAGGCCGCGGTGGTCGTACCCGTCATCGAGCGGGCGAACGGGCACTACGTCCTGTTCACGGAGCGCGCCGATCACCTCCCGAACCACGCGGGCCAGATGAGCTTCCCCGGCGGCGGTCGCGAACCGGAGGACGACGGCCTGCTCGACACCGCGCTCCGTGAGGCCAACGAGGAGGTCGGTCTGGAGCCCGCGGAGGTCGACGTCGTCGGCCGCCTCGACGACATCCGGACGATCTCCCGTTACTCCGTGCGCCCGTTCGTCACCCGCGTACCGGACCGCGAGTACCGCCCCAACGACGGCGAGGTGGCGGAGGTGGTCCCGCTGCCGGTCGCCGGGCTGATCGACCTCGACAACTACGAGTCCGAGCGCCGCGACCACCCGCACTACGGCGACGTCCGACTGCACTTCTTCCACGTGGACGGCGTCACGGTGTGGGGCGCCACGGCCGAGATGCTCGCGCAGTTCCTCGAACTGGCCACCCACTGGGAGATGCCGCCGGAGCCCGACCGCGTGGCCGGCCCCGACGACGACCTGCCCGAGAGCGTCCGCGACCAGGTCTGA
- a CDS encoding DUF7109 family protein has product MEPTADELAGVVDLFGALTRAELRRALSELAFKRGAEPDDPGGAIDGAVASYHLVAVDGDDERLLVPGPAAFPELPEGAEDLPHIMDAPARSIDRERAGRAVEERFREEATLAVREGDDDAVERLLDVSYDLEAWGPVDVGGARERLRTAGEE; this is encoded by the coding sequence ATGGAACCGACGGCGGACGAGCTGGCCGGCGTGGTGGACCTGTTCGGCGCGCTCACGCGCGCGGAGCTCCGGCGGGCGCTCTCGGAGCTGGCGTTCAAGCGCGGCGCGGAGCCCGACGACCCCGGCGGCGCCATCGACGGCGCCGTGGCGTCGTACCACCTCGTCGCAGTCGACGGCGACGACGAGCGACTGCTCGTGCCCGGGCCGGCCGCGTTCCCGGAACTGCCCGAGGGCGCCGAGGACCTCCCGCACATCATGGACGCGCCGGCGCGGTCGATCGACCGCGAGCGGGCGGGGCGAGCGGTCGAGGAGCGGTTCCGCGAGGAGGCGACGCTGGCCGTCCGCGAGGGCGACGACGACGCCGTCGAACGGCTGCTGGACGTCAGCTACGATCTGGAGGCGTGGGGCCCCGTCGACGTCGGCGGCGCGCGCGAGCGGCTGCGGACGGCCGGCGAGGAGTGA